Sequence from the Sphingomonas sp. SORGH_AS_0950 genome:
CGGTCGAGCGCCGCTGGGCGGGGCTGCGCAGCTTCGCCCCCGACCGTGCGCCGGTCTATGGCTTCGACGCCAAGGTGCCGGGCTTCTTCTGGTGCGCGGGGCAGGGCGGCTTCGGCATCCAGACCGCGCCTGCCGCATCGCGCATGGCGGCGGCGCTGCTGCTGGGCGAGGGGGATATGCCGGGCGGCGTGGATGCGGCGCGCTATGCGGCGGCGCGGTTCTCGCGATAGACCCGCGCCGCCCGGAAGCGGCTATTTGCGAAACGTCTCCGCCGCATCGCTCGCCAGCTTGTCGGCGCGTTCATTGTCGGGGTGGCCGGCATGGCCCTTCACCCATTTCCACTCGATCTGGTGCCGCTCCGCCGCCGCGACCAGCGCCTGCCAGAGTTCGGCATTCTTGACCGGCTTCTTGTCCGCCGTGCGCCAGCCATTGCGCTTCCAGCCATGGATCCACTTGGTCAGGCCGTCCATCACATAGCGGCTGTCGGTCGACAGCGTCACCGCGCAGGGGCGCTTGAGCGCGTTCAGCGCCTCGATCGCCGCCATCAGCTCCATGCGGTTGTTGGTGGTCAGCGGCTCGCCGCCCGACAATTCCTTCTCATGCGCGCCCGACCGGATCAGCGCGCCCCAGCCGCCGGGGCCGGGATTGCCCTTGCACGCGCCGTCGGTGGCGATCTCCACGGGGGTCACAGTCCGGCCTTTCCGTCGCGATAGGCGATATAGCGCCGCCAATAGGCGAGCGGATCCTTGCGCGTCACCAGCGCATCGGCCGGGGTGTTCAGCCAGTCCCAGGCCCGCGACAGCGCGAAGCGGAGGCACGCGCCCATCGCCAGCTTCGCGAAGGCCGCGCGCTCGGTGTCGGACAGCGGGAAGTGGCGCTCATATCCTTCGATCAGCGCCGCGCCGATTTCGGGTGCATAGGTCTTACCGGCCGCGTCGAAGCTCCAGGCCGAGTGCATGACGGCGAGGTCATAGACGCGGTAGTCGGTGCAGGCGAAATAGAAGTCGATCAGGCCGGTGACCTGATCGCCCAGCACCAGCACATTGTCGGGGAACAGGTCGGCATGGATGACGCAGGCGTCGAGCGCCTGGCTCTCCCAGCCGTCCAGCACCGTGTCGAGCGCTTCGCCCATCGCGTCGTGCAGGCCCGGTTCGATCCGGTCGAGGTCGCGGCCGCATTGTTCGAACAGCGGGTGCCAGCTGGCATGGCCCATCGAATTGGCGCGGCTTTGCGGGAAGTCCGCCACCGCCCGGTGCATCGCGCCCATCGCGTCCGCCGCCGCCAGCGCCTGCGCCGGGGTCGGGTGCGACAGCGACACGCCGGTCAGGAACTGGATCAGGCAGGCGGGGCGGCCCGCCAGTTCCTGGATCTCGACGCCCTGCCGGTCCTTGATCGCGGGCGGCACGGCCAGGCCCTTGGCCGCCAGATGGTCGAGCAGCGCGAGGAAGAAGGGCAAATCGCCCGCCGCCACGCGCTTTTCGTACAGGGTCAGGATGAAGCGCGCGGTCGTGGTGTCGACCAGATAGTTGCTGTTCTCGACGCCCTCGGCGATCCCCTTGGCGGAGATCAGCTCGCCCACGTCATAGCGTGCCAGAAACGCCGACAGCGCCTCGGCCGAAACCTGCGTATAGACGGCCATGGTTCAGGCGGCCGCTTCCAGGCCGCGCGGCAGCTTGAACGCGATCGTCTCGCGCGTCGTCTCTTCCTCGCGTTCGGTGACGGTGAAGCGTTCCGACAGCCGGTCGACCAGCTCGCGGACCAGCAGCTCGGGCGCGGAGGCCCCGGCGGTCAGGCCCAGCGTCCTGACCCCGTCGAGGAACGCCCAGTCGAGATCGGCGGCGCGCTGGATCAACTGGGCGCGCTTGCCCGCCCGCTCGGCGACCTCGACGAGTCGCAGCGAGTTGGACGAATTGGGCGCACCGATCACCAGCACCGCGTCGCATTCGGCGGCGATCGCCTTGACCGCGGCCTGGCGGTTGGAGGTGGCGTAGCAGATATCCTCGCCACGCGGCGCCTGGATGCTGGGGAAGCGGCGCTGGAGCGCCTCGATCGTCGCGGCGGTGTCGTCGACCGACAGGGTGGTCTGGGTCAGGAACGCCAGATTGTCGGGATCGGCGGGGGCGAAGGCTTCGACATCGGCGACCGTCTCGACCAGCGACATCGAGCCCGGCGGCACCTGGCCGAAGGTGCCGATGACCTCGGGGTGGCCCGCATGGCCGATGAAGACGATGTGACGACCCATCTCGACCAGCCGCTCGGCCTGGCGATGGACCTTGGACACCAGCGGGCAGGTGGCGTCGAGATAATCGAGGCCCCGGCTCTCGGCATCGGCGGGCACCGACTTGGGCACCCCGTGCGCGGAGAAGACGACATGCGCATGCGGCGGCACCTCGTCCAGTTCCTCGACGAAGATCGCGCCCTTGGCCTTCAGGCTGTCGACGACGAACTTGTTGTGGACGATCTCGTGCCGGACATAGACGGGCGCGCCATGTTTTTCGAGCGCCAGCTCGACGATGCGGATGGCGCGGTCGACGCCCGCACAGAAGCCGCGCGGGGCGGCGATCAACAGGTCGAGCGGCGGCTTCAGGGCATCGGTCATGCTGCGGCTCTACGCCATTGCTTGCGCGCGTCCAACCCGGTTCCTATGCTGGCGGCCAAACCGGCATCCTGCTTCGGCATCCAGAATAGGCGTTTCGACCTGTGAAAGCATCGCTCCCCGTTTCCGTCTTGGCGCCCGTTGCCCTTGCGCTCGTGCTGGGGGGCTGCGCCCGCACCGGTGAGATCGATGCCTCGGGCGGGATCACCGCCGTCCGCTCGGCTTGCCCGGTGGTGGGCGTGGCGGCGGGCACCGGCGACGTGACGCTGTTCAAGACGCCGGGCGCGACCGACGAGGGGGCGATCGATCTGGTCGCCAATATGACCGATGTCCGCTCGACCTGCGCCGATGTGGGCAGCGACATCGTCACCACCGTGACCTTCAACGTCGAGGCGCGGCGCACCGACACGGCGGCGGCGCGCGACGTGACGCTGCCCTATTATATCGCGATCGTGCGCGGCGGGACCAATGTCGTCGCCAAGCGGGTGAGCCGCGTGTCGGTCCATTTCGACGCGGGCCAGGCGCGCGGCCAGGTGGCGGGCGAGGCCTCCACCACCATCGCGCGCGCCGCCGCGACCCTGCCCGACGAGGTCCGCGAAAAGCTGACCCGTCGCCGCAAGGCGGGCGACGAGGACGCGGCGGTCGATCCGCTGAGCCAGCCCGAGATCCGCCAGGCGGTGGCGAGCGCCAGCTTCGAGGCGCTGGTCGGGTTCCAGCTGACCGAGGCGCAGCTGAAGTATAACGCGACGCGCTAACGTCGTATTCCTCCCCTGCAAGGGGAGGGGGACCAGCGAAGCTGGTGGAGGGGTGTCGCCGCTTGCGCGTGCAGGATGCCGTCGCGGCGGGTACACCCCTCCGTCAGTCCTTCGGCCTGCCACCTCCCCTTGCAGGGGAGGAATAGGGGATACAATCCACAAGATTGATCGCATCCGCCACCGTTCCCCGATTGACTTGGGCACCCCCTGTCGGCAGAGGGCGCGGCGTCGATGTCGGACATGTCCGACATAGGCGCGCGCGGGAGAGCGCCGGGTGCATCTTTCAGATGGCAAGACCCGGCCGCCGAAGGAGCAACCACCCCGGAATCTCTCAGGCAAATGGGACCGCGCGATCGCCATCGACACTCTGGAAAGCGCGCCTCGACCCCGGTCGCGGCGCCACCGAAGGGGTAAGCCGGAATTTCCGGCGAAAGCTCTCAGGTTCCGTGACAGAGGGGGATCGGATCGGGTAGGAGACACGCGTCCCTAGCCGACACCCTTTTGACGGAGACCGGCCCCGTGAGCGACGCAACCGACCTTAACGTAGAAGACGCCCCCGAGGGTCAGGAGATCATCCAGACGCTGCCGCTGGACGCCTGGCACCGCGCGCGCGGCGGCCGGATGGTCCCGTTCGCGGGCTATGAGATGCCGGTCCAGTATGAAGGCATCATGGCCGAGCATCTGTGGACCCGCGAGTCGGCCGGGCTGTTCGACGTCAGCCATATGGGGCAGGTGGTCTTCAACGGCGACAATGGTCTGGCCCCGGTCATCACCGCGCTGGAAAAGGTCCTGCCGGGCGACATCGCTGGGCTCGGCGATCGCAAAAATCGCTATTCGCTGCTGCTGAACGAAGAGGGCGGCATCCTCGACGACTTGATGGTGACGAAGCGCACCCTCGATGGTGCGGAAGAGCTGTACATGGTCGTCAACGGCGCGACGAAGTATGACGACATCGCCTATCTGCTCGACTTCATTCCCGACGATGCGACGCTGAACCTGCTCGACGAGCAGGCGCTGCTGGCGCTCCAGGGGCCCAAGGCGGTCGATGCGTTGGCGCGGATCGTGCCGGGCGTCGAGGCTCTGGTGTTCATGACCGCCGCCGACTTCGTGTGGAACGACGTGCCGCTGTGGATCAGCCGCTCGGGCTATACCGGTGAGGACGGTTACGAAATCTCGATCCCCGCCGAGCATGCCGCCGCATTCGCCGACCTGCTGTGCGAGCAGGCGGAGGTGAAGCCGATCGGCCTGGGCGCGCGCGACTCGCTGCGTCTGGAGGCGGGGTTGCCGCTCTACGGCCATGACCTCGACCCCGAGACGACGCCGGTGATGGCGGATCTGGGCTTCGCGCTCGCCAAGAAGCGCCGCGAGGCGGCGGACTTTCTGGGTGCGGAGCGCATCCTCGCCGAGCGCGAGAACGGTCCCGCCGTCAAGCGTGTCGGCCTGACCGTCGCGGGCCGCCAGCCGGTGCGCGAGGGCGCGTCGGTGGTCGCCGAGGACGGATCGGTCATCGGCCGCGTGACGAGCGGCGGCTTCGCCCCGTCGATGGGCGCGCCGATCGCCATGGCCTATGTGCCGACCGAGCTGGCGACGCCCGGCACGGCCCTCAAACTGCTTCAGCGCGGCAAGACCCATGACGCCACCGTCACGGCGATGCCGTTCGTCCCCCATCGTTACGTTCGTTCAGGAGCCAAGTGACCATGAGCCGCTATTTCACCGAAGATCATGAGTGGATCGACGTCGACGGTGATGTCGGCACGGTCGGCATCTCCGATTACGCGCAGGGCGCGCTGGGCGACATCGTGTTCGTCGACGTTCCCGAGGAAGGCCGCGAGCTGTCCAAGGGTGACGAGGCCGCCGTGGTCGAGTCGGTCAAGGCCGCCTCGGACGTCTATGCGCCCGTCTCGGGCACCGTGATCGAGGGCAATGCCCAGCTGTCCGACGAGCCCGCGCTGGTCAACACCGATCCCGAAGGCGAGGGCTGGTTCTTCAAGATCACCCTGTCGGACGCGTCGGAGCTGGACGGCCTGATGGACGAAACCGCCTACGCCGCGTTCGTCGCGAAGCTCTAACCTTCCTACTCCCCTCCCGCAGGCGGGAGGGGCTGGGGGAGGGGACTCGCTCTCCCCCGATCATCAGGCTTGTTGAAGCCGACTGCCCTCCCCCGACCCCTCCGCCTGCGGAGGGGAGAAGAAGGGAAGGGCAATGACCCCTCGATCCGCGAGGTTTTCGGGGTGAGGGGCGGAGAAATGGAACGCATGCGCTACCTGCCCCTTACCTCTTCCGACCGGGCCGAGATGCTCTCGGTCATCGGCGCGGGATCGGTCGACGACCTGTTCGTCGACGTGCCCGAATCCGCCCGCCTGTCCGGCCCCATCGAGGGGCTGCCCAACCACGCGTCCGAACTGGCGGTCGAACGGCACATGACCGCGCTCGCGCGCAAGAACACCGTGGCGGGCGACGTGCCCTTCTTCCTGGGCTGCGGCGCGTACCGCCATCATGTCCCCGCCAGCGTCGATCACCTGATCCAGCGCGGCGAGTTCCTGACTGCTTATACGCCCTATCAGCCGGAAATCGCGCAGGGCACGTTGCAGATGCTGTTCGAGTTCCAGACGCAGGTCGCGCGTCTGCTCGGCACCGATGTCGCCAACGCCTCCATGTATGACGGCTCGACCGCCTGCTGGGAAGCGATCGGCATGGCGCGGCGCATCACCAAGAAGTCCAAGGCGATCCTGTCCTCGGGCCTGCACCCCCATTACGTCTCGGTCGCCAAGACCATGGCGAAGTATACCGGCGACACGCTGGAAACCGGCACACCCGTCCTGACCGCCGATACCGATATCGACCAGATGATCGCGGCGATCGACGGCGACACGTCCTGCGTCGTCGTCCAGTATCCGGACATTCTCGGCCGCATCGCCGACCTGACCCCGCTGGCCGAGGCCTGCCACGCCAAGAAGGCGCTGCTGATCGCCGTCGTGACCGAGCCGGTCGCGCTGGGTGCGATCCGCTCGCCGGGCGAGATGGACGCCGACATCGTCGTCGGCGAAGGCCAGTCGCTGGGCGTCGGGCTTCAGTTCGGTGGTCCTTACGTGGGCCTGATGGGCTGCAAGGATAAGTATATCCGCCAGATGCCCGGCCGCTTCTGTGGCGAGACGGTGGACGCGGACGGCAAGCGCGGCTTCGTGCTGACGCTGTCGACCCGCGAGCAGCATATCCGCCGCGAAAAGGCGACGTCGAACATCTGCACCAATTCGGGGCTGTGTGCGCTCGCCTTCTCGATCCACATGACGCTGCTGGGCGAAGCGGGTCTGCGCCGGATGGCGGGGATCAACCATGCCAATGCCTGCCGCGCGGCGGACCGTCTGGCCAAGGTGCCCGGCGTCAAGCTGGTCAACGACGTGTTCTTCAACGAGTTCACGCTGGACCTGGGCCGCGAGGCACGTCCGATCGTGCGGACGCTGGCCGAACGCGGCGTGCTGGCGGGCGTGTCGCTCGGGCGGCTCTATCCGGGCGAGGATGCACTCGCGAATGGACTGGTGGTGGCGGTCACCGAAACGGTGACGGCGGAGGATATCGAGACGCTTGCCCAAGCGCTTGAGGAGGTGCTGGCATGACGATCAACCAGAGCGGCTGGAAGCCCACGAGCCCCGAGGCCAAGGACGGCGAAGCGCAGGCGACCTTCACCGGCAACCGCGCGCTGATGCTCGAGGAAAAGCTGATCTTCGAGATTGGCGATGCCGAGACCACCGGCGTCGACTTCGCCGAGGGCGATGTCGCGGGTTCGCGTCTGGGTGATCTGAGCCGCAAGGCGCCGATCGGCCTGCCCGGCCTGTCGGAGCCGGAGACGGTCCGCCACTACACCCGTCTGTCGCGTCAGAATTACGCGATCGACCTGGGGCTGTTCCCGCTGGGTTCGTGCACGATGAAGCACAATCCGCGCCTGAACGAGAAGATGGCCCGCCTGCCCGGTTTCAGCGACGTTCACCCGCTCCAGCCCGTCGACACGGTGCAGGGCGCGCTGGAGGTCATTCACCAGCTGGCGCACTGGCTGGTCACGCTGACCGGCATGACCTCGGTCGCGATGAGCCCCAAGGCGGGCGCGCATGGCGAGCTGTGCGGCATTCTGGCGATCAAGGCGGCGCTGGAGAAGCGCGGCGAGGGCCATCGCAAGGTGATCCTGGTCCCCGAATCTGCACACGGCACCAACCCGGCGACGGCGGCATTCGCGGGCTTCTCGGTCGAGGACATTCCCGCGACCGCCGATGGCCGCGTCGATACCGATGCGCTGAAGGCGCGGCTGGGACCGGACGTGGCGGGCGTGATGATCACCAACCCGAACACCTGCGGCCTGTTCGAGCGTGATCTGAAGGACATTTCCGACGCGGTCCATGCGGCGGGCGGCTATGTCTATTGCGACGGCGCAAACTTCAACGCCATCGTCGGGCGCGTGCGTCCGGGCGATCTGGGCGTCGATGCGATGCACATCAACCTGCACAAGACCTTCTCGACCCCGCATGGCGGCGGCGGGCCGGGTTCGGGGCCGGTGGTGTTCTCGGAAGCGCTGACGCCGTTCGCGCCTTTGCCCTTCGTCGAGAAGACGGCCGAGGGCTTCCGGCTGGTCGAGGAAGAAAATGCCGAGGACCATCATGCCCACAGCTTCGGCCGCATGGTCGCCTTCCACGGCCAGATGGGCATGTTCACCCGCGCGCTGACCTATATCCTCAGCCACGGCGCCGACGGCCTGCGCCAGGTCGCCGAGGATGCGGTGCTCAACGCCAATTATGTCCTGCGCTCGCTGGAGAGCACGCTCGACGCCCCCTTCGCCAAGAGCGGCCCGTGCATGCACGAAGCCATCTTCTCGGACGAGGGGCTGGCCGAGGGCTTCTCGACGATCGACGTCGCCAAGGCGCTGATCGACGAGGGCTTCCACCCGATGACCATGTATTTCCCGCTGGTCGTCCACGGCGCGATGCTGGTCGAGCCGACCGAGACCGAATCCAAGGCCGCGCTCGATCAGTTCATCGGCGCGCTGGCGTCGGTGGCCGAACGCGCCAAGGCGGGCGACCAGTCGCTCAAGACCGCACCGCACTTCGCGCCGCGCGCGCGCCTCGACGAGACGCTCGCCGCGCGCAAGCCCGTGCTGGTGTGGAAGGACAAGGCGGCCTGATCGGCTGTTCCCCGCGCCGCCCGAGCGGTGGCGCGGGGGCATCGTCATCCCGGTGCAGGCCGGGATCTCTGGCGATCGTCAGCTTCCGTCGCCAAAGGCCCCAGCCTTCGCTGGGGCGACATCGCTAGAGCGCCGTGAACAGGCAAATCCCGCCCAGGATCACGCCGGGCGCATTGGCGAAGACGATCGGCCAATCCCGCTTCTCGCGCAAAAACCCATAGGCGACCCAGAGCGAGCAGTTCACCATCGTCGCCAGCGGCTGAATCACCGAACCCTTCTGGCCCGCCAGATTGAGTTGGATCTGGTCGATATAGGACAGATACATGGCCACCGCCGTGGCGGTCGCGATCCAGCCGAGCAGCATCAATTTCCGTTCGCTCACAGCCGTTTGGTCTCCTTGTTCATGACAGATAAATCGATTGAAGCCTGGTGCTGCAACGCGCAAGCGGGGCAGGATGCTCCGGGGCGGAAAAGGGACGAGCATGCGCTTTGAGACAAGCGACGCGACGACGCTGGAGACGATCCTGCGCTGGCGCCGCGACGTCCGCCATTTTCGCACCGATCCGATCGACGAGGCGGTGCTGGCGCGGCTGGCCGAGGCGATGGCGCTGGCCCCCTCGGTCGGCAATGCCCGGCCATGGCGGGTGATCCGCGTCGAGGACCCCGCATTGCGCGCCGCCGTCCGCGCCGATTTCCAACGCTGCGACGAAGAGGCGGCGGCCGATTATGCCGACGAACAGGCTGCGGCGTATCGCGCGCTGAAACTGGCGGGCCTGGACGCCGCGCCGGTGCAACTGGCGGTCTTCACCCATGTCGATCCGGCGGAGGGGCATGGTCTGGGTCGCCGCACCATGCCCGAAACGCTGCGTCAGTCGACCGCGATGGCGATCCACACGCTCTGGCTGGCGGCGCGGGCGGCCAATCTGGGCATGGGAATGGTCTCGATCCTCGACCCCGCCGCCATGGAGCGGATCTTCGAGGTGCCGGAGGACTGGAGCTTTACCGCCTATCTGTGCCTGGGTCATGCCGAGTGGGACGACGATACCCCGCTGCTCCACCGCGCGGGGTGGCAGGAAAATGCGCCCACGCGGTGGGAGGTGCGGTGAACAATTCCTCCCCTGCAAGGGGAGGTGGCGCGCGCAGCGCGTCGGAGGGGTGTCGCCCTGTCGATGGCGGGACACCCCTCCGTCAGGCCTTCGGCCTGCCACCTCCCCTTGCAGGGGAGGAATAACGTCAATCTTCCGCGGCGGCGGAAATCGTCTGTTGCTTGCCCAGCCGCTGCTCGCGCCAGACGATGAACAATCCGCTGGCGATGATGACCGGGGCGCCCAGCCAGGTTCCGGCCGTGGGCAAGGCCCCGAAGATGAGCCAGCCATAGACGGTCGCCCAGATCAGGCCCGAATAGTCCATCGGCACGACGGCGGCGACGGGGGCCAGCCGCGATGCGCCGGTCAGCGCCAGCTGCCCCATGCCGCCCGCCAGCCCGATCGAGACGAGCACCACCCAGGTCAGCGGATCATGCATCTTCAGGTGGAAGGCATAGGGCAGGGCGATGAAGGGCAGGGTCAGGATGGTGAAGTAGAAGACGGTCGTGGTCGCGGGCTCGTCGCGCAACTGGCGCAGCACGATCGCGACGATCGCCACGAACATCGCCGCCATCAGCCCGACGCCCGCCCCGAACATCGACATGTCGCTCGCCCCCGGTCGCACGACGAGCAGCACCCCCGCAAAGCCGACCAGCACCGCGCTCCACCGTTGCAACCCGGTCTTCTCCCCCAGCACCAGCGCGCCGAGCAAGGTGGCGAAGATCGGCACGGTGAACTGGAAGGTCGTCGCCTCGGCCAGCGGCAGCAGCATGACCGCCCCAAAGGTGAAGACCATGCCGACCAGCCCGACCATCGCCCGCTTGGCATGACCCTTCAGCCGGGTGGTGCGCAGCGACGCCAGCCCCGGCCCCGCCATGACGAAGGCGAGCACGACCGGCAGCGCGCAAAGCTGTCGGAAGAACATGGTTTCGGACAAGGTCGCCCCACGCGACTCGGCCAGCTTCACGAGCGCCGACATGGTCGACAGGAAGAAGATGGCGATCAGGCGCAGGCCGATGCCTTTGAGCACGCGGTCGCCGGTCATGACCCTGCGCTTAGAAGAGCATTTCATAAACGGCAATGGGCGAGGCCGGTCTGGGGCCGCCCTATGACCGGGCTATGGCGTGGCCTGGCCCACCGACAGGGCGGGGTGGCAGAGCATGGCAACCAGTTCGCTTTGGCGGGTGCAACCGATCTTGCCGAATATGGAGCGCAAATGCGTGCGCGCGGTCGCATAGCTGATGCCGCGGATGATCGCCGCCTCCTGCAGCGATCGACCGGCCGCCAGTTCGACCGCCAGCATCGCTTCCGCCGGGGTCAGGTCGAACAGCAGTTTGAGCAGCCCCGCCTTCGGGACGGACCGGTTGGCAGGGTCGGCAGCTATGATGATGAAGCCGTCGGCGTCGAAACGCGACCTGGCCATTTGGCGCAGCGGGATGAAATGGAGGGCACAGGGCGGCATCATGGCATGGGCGTCCAGCAGGATCGTCGCGCTGACCACCGCATCGGTACGGCTGGCGGCCAATGCCCTTCGGATCTTGGCATCGATGGCGGTGTTCCGAAAGCGAATCCGCCCCTGGAACGTCGTGATACGATCGCCCATCCCGACCTCGAATTGTCGGTTATGGGCGCGCAGCCGTCCGCTGCGTTCGATGACGGCGGCGGGGGTGTTGAGCAGGTCGAGCGCATCGACCGTCGCCTGGGCGGCGACCTGGTTCATCTGCATCGAAAGGCTGGCTGCGCGCGCCAGGTGAGGGCGCAGCCGATCCAGCTGAGGCAGGGCGGCGCGGGCACTGGCTTCGCTGGCAAAACCCTCCAGCGTGACGGTGATCATCTTGTCCGCCACGCCCTGGATGACGGTCCCGGCGCCGATCGCATATCCCTCGGGGATCAGAAAGTCGCGATAGACCGGGAGAGTGGCCATCATGTCCGGATGATGCAGGTCGCTGTCGGTACGGAACCGGGGCGCGTGTTCGGCGACGAGCGGCGCGGCTCTGACATTGGGCTCCATCCACCCCTGATCGATATAGCGTTGGAAGAAATCATCATGTCTCAATGACATGATGAATAAATTCTGCCATTCCGAAGTGGCAAACAGGCAGGCGCAGCGAGCACCGAAGTGTCTCGAGAGATTTTCGAGAAGTTGCGGCCAGCGATTGGGATCGGCAACCGTCGCATATATTTCGTCCAGAAGCCTTGGGTCGACCATGAAGCGGTCGCTATCGGAAATTCCTTTACGCGACATACCACAAATGGATGATGTAAACGCAATATCCGGCCGCTTATGATGACGGCGATGACATATGGCCATTATGCCATACATCCTTGTTTTCATACCAGAGATGA
This genomic interval carries:
- the rnhA gene encoding ribonuclease HI, whose amino-acid sequence is MTPVEIATDGACKGNPGPGGWGALIRSGAHEKELSGGEPLTTNNRMELMAAIEALNALKRPCAVTLSTDSRYVMDGLTKWIHGWKRNGWRTADKKPVKNAELWQALVAAAERHQIEWKWVKGHAGHPDNERADKLASDAAETFRK
- the thrB gene encoding homoserine kinase produces the protein MAVYTQVSAEALSAFLARYDVGELISAKGIAEGVENSNYLVDTTTARFILTLYEKRVAAGDLPFFLALLDHLAAKGLAVPPAIKDRQGVEIQELAGRPACLIQFLTGVSLSHPTPAQALAAADAMGAMHRAVADFPQSRANSMGHASWHPLFEQCGRDLDRIEPGLHDAMGEALDTVLDGWESQALDACVIHADLFPDNVLVLGDQVTGLIDFYFACTDYRVYDLAVMHSAWSFDAAGKTYAPEIGAALIEGYERHFPLSDTERAAFAKLAMGACLRFALSRAWDWLNTPADALVTRKDPLAYWRRYIAYRDGKAGL
- the ispH gene encoding 4-hydroxy-3-methylbut-2-enyl diphosphate reductase, with product MTDALKPPLDLLIAAPRGFCAGVDRAIRIVELALEKHGAPVYVRHEIVHNKFVVDSLKAKGAIFVEELDEVPPHAHVVFSAHGVPKSVPADAESRGLDYLDATCPLVSKVHRQAERLVEMGRHIVFIGHAGHPEVIGTFGQVPPGSMSLVETVADVEAFAPADPDNLAFLTQTTLSVDDTAATIEALQRRFPSIQAPRGEDICYATSNRQAAVKAIAAECDAVLVIGAPNSSNSLRLVEVAERAGKRAQLIQRAADLDWAFLDGVRTLGLTAGASAPELLVRELVDRLSERFTVTEREEETTRETIAFKLPRGLEAAA
- the gcvT gene encoding glycine cleavage system aminomethyltransferase GcvT — translated: MSDATDLNVEDAPEGQEIIQTLPLDAWHRARGGRMVPFAGYEMPVQYEGIMAEHLWTRESAGLFDVSHMGQVVFNGDNGLAPVITALEKVLPGDIAGLGDRKNRYSLLLNEEGGILDDLMVTKRTLDGAEELYMVVNGATKYDDIAYLLDFIPDDATLNLLDEQALLALQGPKAVDALARIVPGVEALVFMTAADFVWNDVPLWISRSGYTGEDGYEISIPAEHAAAFADLLCEQAEVKPIGLGARDSLRLEAGLPLYGHDLDPETTPVMADLGFALAKKRREAADFLGAERILAERENGPAVKRVGLTVAGRQPVREGASVVAEDGSVIGRVTSGGFAPSMGAPIAMAYVPTELATPGTALKLLQRGKTHDATVTAMPFVPHRYVRSGAK
- the gcvH gene encoding glycine cleavage system protein GcvH, producing the protein MSRYFTEDHEWIDVDGDVGTVGISDYAQGALGDIVFVDVPEEGRELSKGDEAAVVESVKAASDVYAPVSGTVIEGNAQLSDEPALVNTDPEGEGWFFKITLSDASELDGLMDETAYAAFVAKL
- the gcvPA gene encoding aminomethyl-transferring glycine dehydrogenase subunit GcvPA: MRYLPLTSSDRAEMLSVIGAGSVDDLFVDVPESARLSGPIEGLPNHASELAVERHMTALARKNTVAGDVPFFLGCGAYRHHVPASVDHLIQRGEFLTAYTPYQPEIAQGTLQMLFEFQTQVARLLGTDVANASMYDGSTACWEAIGMARRITKKSKAILSSGLHPHYVSVAKTMAKYTGDTLETGTPVLTADTDIDQMIAAIDGDTSCVVVQYPDILGRIADLTPLAEACHAKKALLIAVVTEPVALGAIRSPGEMDADIVVGEGQSLGVGLQFGGPYVGLMGCKDKYIRQMPGRFCGETVDADGKRGFVLTLSTREQHIRREKATSNICTNSGLCALAFSIHMTLLGEAGLRRMAGINHANACRAADRLAKVPGVKLVNDVFFNEFTLDLGREARPIVRTLAERGVLAGVSLGRLYPGEDALANGLVVAVTETVTAEDIETLAQALEEVLA
- the gcvPB gene encoding aminomethyl-transferring glycine dehydrogenase subunit GcvPB, yielding MTINQSGWKPTSPEAKDGEAQATFTGNRALMLEEKLIFEIGDAETTGVDFAEGDVAGSRLGDLSRKAPIGLPGLSEPETVRHYTRLSRQNYAIDLGLFPLGSCTMKHNPRLNEKMARLPGFSDVHPLQPVDTVQGALEVIHQLAHWLVTLTGMTSVAMSPKAGAHGELCGILAIKAALEKRGEGHRKVILVPESAHGTNPATAAFAGFSVEDIPATADGRVDTDALKARLGPDVAGVMITNPNTCGLFERDLKDISDAVHAAGGYVYCDGANFNAIVGRVRPGDLGVDAMHINLHKTFSTPHGGGGPGSGPVVFSEALTPFAPLPFVEKTAEGFRLVEEENAEDHHAHSFGRMVAFHGQMGMFTRALTYILSHGADGLRQVAEDAVLNANYVLRSLESTLDAPFAKSGPCMHEAIFSDEGLAEGFSTIDVAKALIDEGFHPMTMYFPLVVHGAMLVEPTETESKAALDQFIGALASVAERAKAGDQSLKTAPHFAPRARLDETLAARKPVLVWKDKAA
- a CDS encoding SemiSWEET family transporter, coding for MLLGWIATATAVAMYLSYIDQIQLNLAGQKGSVIQPLATMVNCSLWVAYGFLREKRDWPIVFANAPGVILGGICLFTAL
- the bluB gene encoding 5,6-dimethylbenzimidazole synthase is translated as MRFETSDATTLETILRWRRDVRHFRTDPIDEAVLARLAEAMALAPSVGNARPWRVIRVEDPALRAAVRADFQRCDEEAAADYADEQAAAYRALKLAGLDAAPVQLAVFTHVDPAEGHGLGRRTMPETLRQSTAMAIHTLWLAARAANLGMGMVSILDPAAMERIFEVPEDWSFTAYLCLGHAEWDDDTPLLHRAGWQENAPTRWEVR
- a CDS encoding DMT family transporter; this encodes MTGDRVLKGIGLRLIAIFFLSTMSALVKLAESRGATLSETMFFRQLCALPVVLAFVMAGPGLASLRTTRLKGHAKRAMVGLVGMVFTFGAVMLLPLAEATTFQFTVPIFATLLGALVLGEKTGLQRWSAVLVGFAGVLLVVRPGASDMSMFGAGVGLMAAMFVAIVAIVLRQLRDEPATTTVFYFTILTLPFIALPYAFHLKMHDPLTWVVLVSIGLAGGMGQLALTGASRLAPVAAVVPMDYSGLIWATVYGWLIFGALPTAGTWLGAPVIIASGLFIVWREQRLGKQQTISAAAED
- a CDS encoding helix-turn-helix transcriptional regulator, translating into MAICHRRHHKRPDIAFTSSICGMSRKGISDSDRFMVDPRLLDEIYATVADPNRWPQLLENLSRHFGARCACLFATSEWQNLFIMSLRHDDFFQRYIDQGWMEPNVRAAPLVAEHAPRFRTDSDLHHPDMMATLPVYRDFLIPEGYAIGAGTVIQGVADKMITVTLEGFASEASARAALPQLDRLRPHLARAASLSMQMNQVAAQATVDALDLLNTPAAVIERSGRLRAHNRQFEVGMGDRITTFQGRIRFRNTAIDAKIRRALAASRTDAVVSATILLDAHAMMPPCALHFIPLRQMARSRFDADGFIIIAADPANRSVPKAGLLKLLFDLTPAEAMLAVELAAGRSLQEAAIIRGISYATARTHLRSIFGKIGCTRQSELVAMLCHPALSVGQATP